One Kitasatospora sp. NBC_01266 genomic window carries:
- a CDS encoding DEAD/DEAH box helicase, whose product MRTPDQPGSDRAATDHAAVDRGAARERAEAVLRELAGPQAKLREDQWLAIEALVVDHRRALVVQRTGWGKSAVYFIATALLRSGGAGPTVIVSPLLALMRNQVDSAARAGIHARTINSANPQEWEEIQAEVAAGTVDILLVSPERLNNPEFRDQVLPKLAASTGLLVVDEAHCISDWGHDFRPDYRRLRTMLADLSPGVPVLATTATANARVTADVAEQLGTGGSDGRALVLRGPLDRESLSLSVLSLPDPAHRLGWLADHLDELPGSGIIYTLTVAAAEEVTDFLRGRGFAVASYSGRTEDAERRGAEADLLANRVKALVATSALGMGFDKPDLGFVVHLGSPGSPIAYYQQVGRAGRGVDRAEVLLLPGREDEAIWRYFASLGFPPEEQVRRTLGALAEAGRALSTAALEARVDLRRARLETMLKVLDVDGAVHRVRGGWLATGEPWSYDGERYAKVAQARADEQQAMREYAAGGHCRMEFLRRQLDDEQAAPCGRCDVCAGPRHSEAVSAQALDAARAALGRPGVSFEPRRLWPTGMDSLGVPLKGRIPADEQAQVGRALGRLSDIGWGGRLRTLLAEGAPDGPVPADLLDALVTVLADWARGPGGWAASEPETGRPVGVVTMASASRPQLVSTLGARIAEIGRLPLLGRIEYVDGRPPHGARSNSAQRLHSLAGALVLSDDLARSLAAATGPVLLVDDLVDSGWTMTVAARLLRRAGAQAVLPLVLAVQG is encoded by the coding sequence ATGCGCACCCCGGACCAGCCCGGCTCCGACCGCGCCGCCACCGACCACGCCGCCGTCGACCGCGGCGCAGCCCGAGAGCGCGCCGAGGCGGTGCTGCGCGAGCTCGCCGGGCCGCAGGCCAAGCTGCGTGAGGACCAGTGGCTTGCCATCGAGGCCCTGGTGGTCGACCACCGCCGGGCCCTGGTCGTGCAGCGCACCGGCTGGGGCAAGTCGGCCGTCTACTTCATCGCCACCGCGCTGCTGCGGTCCGGCGGCGCCGGACCCACCGTGATCGTGTCGCCCCTGCTCGCGCTCATGCGCAACCAGGTGGATTCGGCCGCGCGGGCCGGGATCCACGCCCGCACGATCAACTCGGCCAACCCACAGGAGTGGGAGGAGATCCAGGCCGAGGTCGCGGCCGGCACGGTGGACATCCTGCTGGTGAGCCCGGAGCGGCTGAACAACCCCGAGTTCCGTGACCAGGTGCTGCCCAAACTCGCCGCCTCGACCGGCCTGCTGGTGGTCGACGAAGCGCACTGCATCTCCGACTGGGGCCATGACTTCCGGCCCGACTACCGCCGACTGCGCACCATGCTGGCCGACCTCTCCCCCGGCGTCCCGGTGCTGGCGACCACCGCCACGGCCAACGCCCGGGTCACCGCGGACGTCGCCGAGCAGTTGGGCACCGGTGGTTCCGACGGTCGCGCGCTGGTGCTGCGCGGCCCGCTCGACCGCGAGAGCCTCAGCCTCTCGGTACTCTCGCTGCCCGATCCGGCCCATCGCCTGGGCTGGCTCGCCGACCACCTGGACGAATTGCCGGGCTCGGGCATCATCTACACGCTGACGGTGGCCGCCGCCGAGGAGGTGACCGACTTCCTGCGCGGTCGAGGCTTCGCGGTCGCCTCCTATTCGGGCCGGACCGAGGACGCCGAGCGCCGCGGGGCCGAGGCCGATCTGCTGGCCAACCGGGTGAAGGCCCTGGTGGCCACCTCGGCGCTGGGCATGGGTTTCGACAAGCCCGACCTCGGTTTCGTGGTTCACCTGGGGTCCCCCGGCTCGCCGATCGCCTACTACCAGCAGGTCGGCCGCGCCGGGCGCGGGGTGGACCGCGCCGAGGTCCTGCTGCTGCCCGGGCGCGAGGACGAAGCGATCTGGCGGTACTTCGCCTCGCTCGGCTTCCCTCCCGAGGAGCAGGTCAGGCGGACCCTCGGTGCGCTGGCCGAGGCCGGGCGAGCGCTCTCCACGGCCGCGCTGGAGGCCCGGGTCGACCTGCGCCGGGCCCGGCTGGAGACCATGCTCAAGGTCCTGGACGTGGACGGCGCGGTGCACCGGGTGCGCGGCGGCTGGCTGGCCACCGGGGAGCCCTGGTCCTACGACGGCGAACGCTACGCCAAGGTCGCCCAGGCCAGGGCGGACGAGCAGCAGGCCATGCGCGAGTACGCCGCCGGCGGCCACTGCCGGATGGAGTTCCTTCGCCGTCAGCTTGACGACGAGCAGGCCGCGCCGTGCGGGCGCTGCGACGTCTGTGCCGGTCCCCGGCACAGCGAGGCGGTCTCAGCACAGGCGCTCGACGCCGCGCGGGCCGCGCTGGGCCGGCCCGGCGTCAGCTTCGAGCCGCGCCGACTGTGGCCCACCGGGATGGACTCGCTCGGCGTGCCGCTCAAGGGCCGGATCCCGGCCGACGAGCAGGCGCAGGTCGGCCGGGCCCTCGGCCGCCTCTCCGACATCGGCTGGGGCGGGCGACTGCGGACCCTGCTGGCCGAGGGCGCACCGGACGGCCCGGTGCCCGCTGACCTGTTGGACGCGCTGGTCACGGTTCTGGCCGACTGGGCTCGCGGCCCCGGCGGCTGGGCCGCGAGCGAGCCAGAGACCGGCCGCCCGGTCGGTGTGGTCACCATGGCATCCGCCTCCCGTCCGCAGCTGGTGAGCACGTTGGGAGCGCGGATCGCGGAGATCGGCCGGCTGCCGCTGCTCGGCCGGATCGAGTACGTCGACGGCCGTCCCCCGCATGGCGCGCGCAGCAACAGCGCGCAGCGACTGCACTCGCTGGCCGGCGCTCTGGTGCTGTCCGACGACCTGGCCCGGTCGCTGGCAGCTGCCACGGGCCCGGTGCTGCTCGTGGACGACCTGGTCGACAGCGGCTGGACGATGACGGTGGCCGCCCGACTGCTCCGCCGGGCCGGTGCACAGGCTGTACTGCCACTCGTCCTGGCCGTTCAGGGGTGA
- a CDS encoding DUF4192 domain-containing protein, translating into MTHDDPTTTSHLRLPGRQPVRMRGPADMAAMLPYLIGFYPDDSIVAVGLHGPAARQGGAIRLDIPENPVEWPRIAGELVELLIALSEQRDERPDAVLLYLVRDPEPGADPVMAQLRPLAGHLLEAAGAFGLQVREALCLSGGRWWSFLCTDPACCDFDGTAVFTGRDPGAAVVAATYAGLAPRGSRKAIAAALAPIDSALADPQRHALEREMGRLVQSLTEPHGERREMAAIDRLIAQAMAESRSGPPKLDDDQTARLIVGLQNRNNRDRGAEYAEPDELVAAQHLWRFLARRCVPPYHEFAKAPLTLLAWTSWLAGDSATSRVALAGALDLDPSYTLADLLYHSLNGGLEPEGLLRVVRRERARRMAGSDRGAEADASSETALSSGAGGPSESAGPPEAAQRPTAPAAPVGSAGGSGSPAVPRRKAGGRRGRRRRSGHGADSAAGPSTVQGPPPAVDRGLIPPQRGAHGSGESRPPATAAPPPAPDQPSGGAAPPPEAARSRFAGLLRRDGRHGVRKTSTSTSTIGA; encoded by the coding sequence ATGACACACGACGACCCGACCACCACCTCCCACCTCCGCCTCCCCGGGCGCCAGCCGGTGCGGATGCGCGGCCCCGCGGACATGGCCGCGATGCTGCCCTACCTGATCGGCTTCTATCCGGACGACAGCATCGTCGCGGTCGGCCTGCACGGCCCGGCCGCCCGGCAGGGCGGGGCGATCCGCCTCGACATCCCCGAGAACCCCGTCGAGTGGCCGCGGATCGCCGGCGAGCTCGTGGAGCTCCTGATCGCCCTCTCCGAGCAGCGGGACGAGCGTCCGGACGCGGTCCTGCTCTACCTGGTCCGAGATCCGGAACCCGGAGCCGACCCGGTCATGGCCCAGCTGCGCCCGCTGGCCGGCCACCTGCTCGAGGCCGCCGGCGCGTTCGGTCTGCAGGTCAGGGAGGCGCTCTGCCTCTCCGGTGGCCGCTGGTGGTCCTTCCTCTGCACGGACCCGGCCTGCTGCGACTTCGACGGCACCGCGGTGTTCACGGGCCGGGATCCGGGTGCGGCGGTCGTCGCCGCCACCTACGCGGGCCTTGCACCGCGTGGCAGCCGCAAGGCCATCGCTGCCGCGCTCGCCCCGATCGACTCAGCGCTCGCCGATCCGCAGCGCCATGCCCTGGAGCGGGAAATGGGCAGGCTGGTCCAGAGTCTGACCGAGCCGCACGGCGAGCGGCGGGAGATGGCGGCCATCGACCGGCTGATCGCCCAGGCCATGGCCGAGTCCCGCTCCGGTCCGCCGAAGCTGGACGACGATCAGACCGCCCGACTGATCGTCGGTCTGCAGAACCGGAACAACCGCGACCGCGGTGCCGAGTACGCCGAGCCGGACGAACTCGTCGCCGCCCAACATCTGTGGCGCTTCCTCGCTCGGCGCTGCGTGCCGCCCTACCACGAGTTCGCGAAGGCACCGCTGACCCTGCTGGCCTGGACGTCGTGGCTGGCCGGAGACAGTGCGACGAGTCGGGTCGCACTGGCCGGCGCACTCGACCTGGACCCCTCTTACACGTTGGCGGACCTGCTCTACCACTCGCTCAACGGCGGGTTGGAGCCGGAGGGCCTGCTTCGAGTTGTCCGTAGGGAGCGCGCCCGCCGGATGGCCGGGAGTGACCGGGGTGCAGAGGCTGACGCATCATCAGAGACTGCTCTTTCCAGTGGTGCTGGCGGTCCGTCTGAGTCGGCCGGGCCACCCGAGGCGGCGCAGCGGCCAACAGCGCCCGCCGCTCCGGTCGGGTCGGCCGGCGGGTCCGGTTCCCCTGCGGTGCCGCGTCGCAAGGCCGGCGGCCGACGGGGGCGCCGGCGCCGGAGCGGGCACGGTGCCGACTCCGCAGCCGGGCCGAGCACCGTGCAGGGGCCGCCGCCGGCCGTCGACCGTGGCCTGATCCCGCCTCAGCGCGGCGCGCACGGTTCTGGCGAGTCCCGCCCGCCCGCCACTGCGGCCCCGCCTCCTGCTCCCGACCAGCCCTCGGGCGGAGCCGCGCCTCCGCCCGAGGCGGCCCGGAGCCGCTTCGCCGGACTCCTGCGGCGCGACGGCCGCCACGGCGTCCGCAAGACCAGCACCAGCACCAGCACGATCGGAGCCTGA
- a CDS encoding alpha/beta fold hydrolase, with amino-acid sequence MSVVIRQPGVVLTDHLFQVPLDHTAPQGEQIEVYAREMVAAGKERSDLPWLLYLQGGPGGRAARPLGRDSWLDRALDDYRVLLLDQRGTGRSTPATRQTLPLRGSAAEQAEYLSFFRADSIVRDAELIRRQLLGERGQWSLLGQSFGGFCTLTYLSLAPEGLREALVTGGLAGLRSSAVDVYRAAYPRVARKNAAHYARYPQDVEAVRRIAEHLSAAPAELPGGGQLTVRAFQSLGLLLGSGSGSDTLHYLLEDAWVRGSAGLELSDTFLNGAQSKLSFADGPLYAVLHESIYGQLSVDPGATGWAAEQVRSEFPEFDAARALEDGSPVRFTGEMIYPWMFETDPALRPLQETADLLAKRTDWPDLYAPDALAANQVPVAAAVYHDDMYVDTADSLATADAVRGLRTWVTNEWEHDGLRVSGGQVLDRLIRMIRGQL; translated from the coding sequence ATGTCCGTCGTGATCCGACAGCCTGGCGTCGTCCTGACCGACCATCTCTTCCAGGTGCCGCTGGACCACACAGCGCCGCAGGGCGAGCAGATCGAGGTCTACGCCCGTGAGATGGTCGCAGCGGGCAAGGAGCGCTCCGACCTGCCCTGGCTGCTCTACCTCCAGGGCGGCCCGGGCGGCCGGGCCGCCCGGCCGCTGGGCCGGGACAGCTGGCTGGACCGGGCCCTGGACGACTACCGGGTGCTGCTCCTGGACCAGCGCGGCACCGGGCGTTCGACCCCGGCGACCCGGCAGACCCTGCCGCTGCGCGGCAGTGCGGCCGAGCAGGCCGAATACCTCTCCTTCTTCCGCGCCGACTCGATCGTCCGCGACGCCGAGCTGATCCGGCGCCAACTGCTCGGCGAGCGGGGGCAGTGGAGCCTGCTCGGGCAGAGCTTCGGCGGCTTCTGCACCCTCACCTACCTGTCGCTGGCCCCCGAGGGACTGCGCGAGGCCCTGGTCACCGGCGGCCTGGCGGGGCTGCGCAGCAGCGCGGTGGACGTGTACCGAGCGGCGTACCCGCGGGTGGCCCGCAAGAACGCCGCGCACTACGCGCGCTACCCGCAGGACGTCGAGGCGGTGCGGCGGATCGCCGAGCACCTGTCCGCCGCGCCCGCCGAACTGCCCGGTGGCGGACAGCTGACCGTGCGGGCGTTCCAGTCGCTCGGCCTGCTGCTCGGCTCGGGCAGCGGCTCCGACACCCTGCACTACCTGCTGGAGGACGCCTGGGTCCGAGGCAGCGCGGGGCTCGAACTGTCCGACACCTTCCTGAACGGCGCCCAGTCGAAGCTGTCGTTTGCCGACGGCCCGCTCTACGCCGTGCTGCACGAGTCCATCTACGGTCAGCTGTCGGTGGACCCGGGGGCGACCGGTTGGGCGGCGGAGCAGGTCCGCTCGGAGTTCCCCGAGTTCGACGCCGCCCGGGCGCTGGAGGACGGCAGCCCGGTGCGGTTCACCGGGGAGATGATCTACCCCTGGATGTTCGAGACCGACCCGGCGCTGCGCCCACTGCAGGAGACGGCGGACCTGCTGGCCAAGCGCACGGACTGGCCCGACCTCTACGCCCCTGACGCGCTGGCGGCCAATCAGGTCCCGGTGGCCGCCGCCGTCTACCACGACGACATGTACGTGGACACCGCGGACTCGCTGGCGACCGCCGACGCGGTGCGCGGGCTGCGGACCTGGGTGACGAACGAATGGGAGCACGACGGCCTGCGGGTCAGCGGCGGCCAGGTCCTGGATCGGCTGATCCGCATGATCCGCGGCCAGCTGTAG
- a CDS encoding amylo-alpha-1,6-glucosidase, producing MTAPRPAQSAMPSETVGGSRAAPGRPEPSASTSGRPAAQARRLPASTHADVLCVSAPAMAASGSDGQLRGSGLHGFFRSGVRGLSRMELRLGGMEPLALQGDLSSASQARFLGAVRVPGELDPDPALTVERLRHADGAETITVRNAGLRPARLPLEIALGTDLGSLAEIAAGARPPDVPGQVQSAGLRWIGRGHSATVSAKPAPHAVLAGAGVLRWDLEVQPGGRWSVELRLEVEATAGTTARPPIGRGAGVPAPWSEMAIRCDDTRAELLVRRSLDALGGLLLADPDRPADLYAASGAPWRFGLAPADALWAARLTLPLGTRLAAGTLRALARRQQAAPTGAAVAGSGKGEGIIAGPLRHAGPELPPSCTATEATLLFVTLLAEAWRWGLPRQEVAELLPAAERALAALRATSENGLIDGFVTDLGRLPEDRTAQPATARCEVQAQAHRAALHGAELLEAFGRPGAADWRAWAEKLRGRFRERFWVDDLSGGRPAAALTADGRPLTAVAASFVHLLDLGLAADGASLPGLLDREQTRLLAQRLVAPELDCGWGLRTLSGKSARFNPLGHRSGAVRVQETAMAVAGLAGAGFEREAGALLEGLLAASAHFAGRLPEMYAGEQRLPDCPPAPHPAACRPAAGSAAGAAHAVLALAGVRPDAPAKRVVVRPASTAPLGELELSGLRVAGEPFAVRVSRIGVAVVEEASSELQLGAS from the coding sequence GTGACGGCCCCCAGGCCAGCACAGAGCGCGATGCCGTCCGAGACGGTCGGCGGCTCCCGGGCGGCTCCCGGGCGGCCCGAGCCGTCTGCGAGCACCTCTGGACGCCCGGCGGCCCAGGCCCGTCGGCTGCCGGCCTCCACCCACGCGGACGTGCTCTGCGTCAGCGCTCCCGCCATGGCCGCCTCCGGCTCCGACGGGCAACTGCGCGGGTCCGGACTGCACGGCTTCTTCCGTTCAGGGGTCCGCGGCTTGAGCCGGATGGAGTTGCGGCTCGGCGGGATGGAGCCGCTCGCGCTCCAGGGCGACCTCTCCTCGGCCTCCCAGGCCCGCTTCCTCGGCGCGGTCCGGGTCCCCGGCGAGTTGGATCCCGACCCGGCGCTCACCGTGGAACGGCTGCGGCATGCCGACGGGGCGGAGACGATCACTGTGCGCAACGCCGGCCTTCGCCCTGCCCGGCTGCCGTTGGAGATCGCGCTCGGCACGGACCTCGGCAGCCTCGCGGAGATCGCGGCCGGTGCCCGGCCGCCGGATGTCCCGGGTCAGGTCCAGTCCGCCGGCCTGCGTTGGATCGGGCGCGGCCACAGTGCGACCGTCAGCGCCAAACCCGCGCCGCACGCGGTGCTGGCCGGCGCCGGCGTGCTCCGCTGGGACCTCGAGGTACAGCCCGGCGGGCGCTGGTCGGTCGAGCTGCGGCTGGAGGTGGAGGCGACCGCCGGGACCACAGCCCGACCGCCGATCGGCCGCGGTGCCGGCGTTCCGGCGCCGTGGAGCGAGATGGCGATCCGCTGCGACGACACCCGCGCCGAACTGCTCGTGCGGCGCTCGCTGGACGCGCTCGGGGGCCTGCTGCTCGCTGACCCGGACCGGCCGGCCGACCTCTACGCGGCGTCAGGCGCGCCATGGCGGTTCGGCCTGGCGCCGGCCGACGCGCTCTGGGCCGCCCGGCTCACCCTGCCGCTGGGCACCCGGCTGGCCGCAGGCACGCTGCGCGCCCTGGCACGCCGTCAGCAGGCGGCACCGACCGGGGCCGCCGTCGCAGGATCCGGCAAGGGCGAGGGGATCATCGCCGGACCGCTTCGCCATGCCGGCCCGGAGCTCCCACCGTCCTGCACGGCCACCGAGGCGACGCTGCTCTTCGTCACCTTGCTCGCCGAGGCCTGGCGCTGGGGTCTGCCCCGGCAGGAGGTCGCGGAACTGCTGCCGGCCGCCGAACGCGCCCTGGCCGCACTGCGGGCGACCAGCGAGAACGGCCTGATCGACGGCTTCGTCACCGATCTCGGTCGGTTGCCCGAGGACCGTACGGCGCAGCCCGCCACGGCCCGCTGTGAGGTTCAGGCACAGGCACATCGAGCTGCACTGCACGGTGCCGAGCTGCTGGAGGCCTTCGGTCGTCCGGGAGCGGCCGACTGGCGTGCGTGGGCCGAGAAGCTGCGCGGCCGCTTCCGCGAGCGGTTCTGGGTGGACGACCTGTCCGGTGGTCGCCCCGCCGCCGCGCTGACGGCAGACGGGCGACCGCTAACCGCCGTCGCCGCCTCCTTCGTCCACCTCCTCGACCTGGGGCTCGCGGCGGATGGCGCTTCCCTGCCCGGCCTGCTCGACCGGGAACAGACCAGACTGCTGGCCCAGCGGCTGGTCGCCCCCGAACTCGACTGCGGCTGGGGCTTGCGCACGCTGAGCGGCAAGTCGGCCCGCTTCAATCCGCTGGGCCACCGCAGCGGCGCGGTCCGCGTCCAGGAGACGGCGATGGCCGTCGCCGGCCTGGCCGGGGCCGGTTTCGAACGTGAGGCCGGTGCCCTGCTGGAGGGGCTGTTGGCGGCCTCCGCCCACTTCGCCGGCCGGCTGCCGGAGATGTACGCGGGGGAGCAGCGGCTCCCGGACTGTCCGCCCGCTCCGCACCCGGCCGCCTGCCGTCCGGCGGCGGGGTCCGCTGCGGGCGCCGCCCACGCGGTGCTGGCGCTGGCCGGTGTCCGCCCCGACGCGCCGGCCAAGCGCGTGGTTGTCCGCCCGGCCAGCACCGCCCCCCTCGGCGAGCTCGAGCTCTCCGGTCTGCGGGTGGCGGGGGAGCCGTTCGCGGTCCGGGTCAGCCGGATCGGGGTGGCAGTGGTGGAGGAGGCCTCCTCCGAGCTGCAGCTGGGAGCAAGCTGA
- a CDS encoding NUDIX hydrolase has translation MSRYDPSAFPPFAVTVDLVVLTVREHELCALLVRRGEPPFQGYWALPGGFVRPDEGLGEAASRELAEETGLRALSGAGQTTAGAHLEQLATYGHPQRDPRMRVVSVAHLALAPDLPTPKPGGDARGARWAPVSELLGPGPADRDPLAFDHALILEEGVERARSKIEYSALATAFCAEEFTVGELRRVYEAVWGVALDPRNFHRKVTGTPGFLVPSGGTTTRQGGRPAQLFTAGGATVLNPPMLRPDS, from the coding sequence ATGTCGCGCTATGACCCGTCGGCCTTTCCCCCGTTCGCAGTCACGGTCGACCTGGTCGTGCTGACGGTCCGGGAGCACGAGCTCTGCGCACTGCTGGTGCGCCGGGGCGAGCCGCCGTTCCAGGGCTACTGGGCGCTGCCGGGCGGCTTCGTGCGCCCGGACGAGGGTCTCGGGGAGGCGGCCTCCCGGGAGTTGGCCGAGGAGACCGGTCTGCGCGCCCTCTCCGGCGCCGGGCAGACAACGGCCGGTGCGCACCTGGAGCAGCTGGCCACTTACGGCCACCCGCAGCGTGACCCGCGGATGCGTGTGGTCAGTGTGGCCCACCTGGCGCTGGCCCCCGATCTGCCCACCCCCAAGCCGGGCGGTGACGCCCGGGGTGCTCGCTGGGCCCCGGTCAGCGAACTGCTCGGCCCCGGCCCCGCGGATCGCGATCCGCTCGCCTTCGACCACGCGCTGATCCTGGAGGAAGGCGTGGAGCGCGCCCGCTCCAAGATCGAGTACTCCGCGCTGGCCACGGCCTTCTGCGCGGAGGAGTTCACCGTGGGTGAGCTGCGCAGGGTCTACGAGGCGGTTTGGGGCGTGGCCCTGGACCCGCGCAACTTCCATCGCAAGGTCACCGGCACGCCCGGCTTCCTGGTGCCTTCGGGTGGCACGACGACCCGTCAGGGCGGTCGCCCGGCGCAGCTGTTCACGGCCGGTGGCGCCACCGTGCTCAACCCTCCGATGCTGCGCCCCGACTCCTGA
- a CDS encoding ABC transporter ATP-binding protein, with protein sequence MIQVNGLTKVYRRGRRAALLDLGFDVGPGMVTALLGPQGAGKTTVLRLMVELEHGKGVTLFNGRPYRRLRHPEREVGVLLPTAHRWTGNLGRTARGHLWMLAAQLGVPARRADELLEQTRLANVAEYRLRAFSPGMNRRLALAVALLGNPDALLLDAPTEGLSQRNADWLHAFIRAFPAGGGSVVVTTRSPQEAALLADRVVTIDEGRLVADQPVAEFRRTRLQPEVVVRGPQMARLADLLLAQGAQVRQDGSARLAVSGFGRTEIGELAYRNGVLLHELADRVVEQPAPRATLPAAARPGGAPAIQVRRVTALAAGSRTGSRSSGRPEPAGATASSSSPGRAGASSAVSAPASLHPLPESATAGDLTALPQPATSPEPEPPAPTAPAPVTAPTPAPTTAQGPDQTLIATAPIRTLTPASGATPAPAPRPLTGPDHWNG encoded by the coding sequence ATGATCCAGGTCAATGGACTCACCAAGGTTTACCGCCGGGGTCGTCGCGCGGCGTTGCTCGATCTCGGCTTCGACGTCGGACCCGGCATGGTCACGGCCCTGCTGGGGCCGCAGGGGGCGGGCAAGACCACAGTTCTGCGACTGATGGTGGAACTGGAGCACGGCAAGGGCGTGACGCTCTTCAACGGGCGCCCGTACCGTCGGTTGCGCCACCCCGAGCGTGAGGTCGGGGTGCTGCTGCCGACCGCGCACCGGTGGACCGGCAACCTCGGGCGGACCGCGCGCGGCCACCTCTGGATGCTGGCCGCCCAACTCGGCGTCCCGGCACGGCGCGCGGACGAGCTGCTGGAGCAGACCCGGCTGGCAAACGTCGCCGAGTACCGCCTGCGGGCGTTCTCCCCGGGGATGAACCGCCGCCTGGCCCTCGCGGTCGCCCTGCTGGGCAACCCCGACGCACTGCTGCTGGACGCCCCGACCGAGGGCTTGTCACAGCGCAACGCCGATTGGCTGCACGCTTTCATCCGGGCCTTCCCGGCCGGTGGCGGATCCGTCGTGGTCACCACCCGCAGCCCGCAGGAGGCGGCGCTGCTGGCCGACCGGGTGGTGACCATCGACGAGGGTCGACTGGTCGCGGACCAGCCGGTCGCGGAGTTTCGCCGCACCAGGCTGCAGCCGGAGGTCGTCGTCCGTGGTCCCCAGATGGCCCGGCTCGCCGACCTGTTGCTGGCACAGGGCGCGCAGGTCCGCCAGGACGGCAGCGCCCGGCTGGCGGTGAGCGGCTTCGGCCGCACCGAGATCGGCGAACTCGCCTACCGCAACGGTGTCCTGCTGCACGAGCTGGCCGACCGGGTGGTCGAGCAGCCGGCACCGCGGGCGACGCTGCCGGCCGCCGCTCGACCTGGTGGCGCCCCGGCCATCCAGGTGCGCCGGGTGACCGCGCTGGCCGCGGGCTCGCGGACCGGATCCCGGTCGTCCGGGCGTCCCGAGCCGGCGGGCGCCACCGCCTCCTCGAGTTCTCCCGGTCGGGCCGGTGCCTCCAGCGCCGTCAGCGCTCCCGCATCACTCCACCCACTCCCCGAGTCCGCCACCGCGGGCGATCTCACCGCCTTGCCGCAGCCCGCCACCTCACCCGAGCCCGAGCCGCCCGCGCCCACCGCTCCCGCCCCAGTCACCGCACCCACCCCCGCCCCGACCACGGCCCAGGGCCCGGACCAGACCCTCATCGCCACCGCCCCCATCCGCACCCTCACCCCCGCATCCGGCGCCACCCCCGCCCCCGCACCCCGGCCGCTGACCGGGCCCGACCACTGGAACGGATGA
- a CDS encoding FadR/GntR family transcriptional regulator: MLFTRILKSGPPIADKGRVSTLAHPAMTVARTAESPAPGAAELDRFSYADRPTPPIPRWDGVEGDLARVGRKTTSSRGRGLHGQLVQQLGQMIVSGDLGADRPLVPEEIGQRFEVSRTVVRESLRVLEAKGLVSARPNVGTRVRPVGDWNLLDPDIIEWRAFGPQRDEQRRELCEMRWAIEPLAARLAAGHGREEIQQRLAEMTEIMSHAASQGDLITFSRADAELHALILQMAGNRMLEHLSGIVASALQVSGAPATACERPSDTSVSVHARLVDAIGTGDGAAAEAAMRALLTVHPDVEHAVPAPREH; this comes from the coding sequence GTGCTTTTCACGAGAATCCTCAAGTCGGGCCCGCCGATCGCCGACAAAGGACGTGTGAGTACCCTTGCGCACCCCGCCATGACCGTCGCCCGCACCGCCGAGTCCCCCGCACCCGGCGCTGCCGAGCTCGACCGTTTCTCCTACGCCGATCGGCCGACTCCGCCCATCCCCCGATGGGACGGAGTGGAGGGTGATCTCGCCCGGGTCGGCCGCAAGACCACCAGCAGCCGCGGCCGTGGGCTGCATGGGCAGCTGGTCCAGCAGCTCGGCCAGATGATCGTCTCCGGTGACCTCGGCGCGGATCGCCCGCTGGTCCCCGAGGAGATCGGCCAGCGCTTCGAGGTCTCCCGCACCGTGGTCCGCGAGTCGCTGCGCGTGCTGGAGGCGAAGGGCCTGGTCAGCGCCCGTCCGAACGTCGGCACCCGGGTCCGCCCGGTCGGCGACTGGAACCTCCTCGACCCCGACATCATCGAGTGGCGCGCCTTCGGCCCGCAGCGCGACGAGCAGCGCCGCGAGCTGTGCGAGATGCGCTGGGCGATCGAGCCGCTGGCCGCCCGCCTCGCTGCCGGGCACGGCCGCGAGGAGATCCAGCAGCGACTGGCCGAGATGACCGAGATCATGAGCCATGCCGCGTCCCAGGGCGATCTGATCACCTTCTCCCGCGCCGACGCCGAGCTGCACGCGCTGATCCTGCAGATGGCGGGCAACCGGATGCTGGAGCACCTCTCCGGCATCGTGGCCTCGGCGCTGCAGGTCAGTGGCGCTCCGGCCACGGCCTGCGAGCGGCCCAGCGACACCTCGGTCAGCGTGCACGCCCGCCTGGTCGACGCGATCGGCACCGGCGACGGCGCCGCCGCCGAGGCGGCCATGCGGGCCCTGCTGACCGTGCACCCGGACGTCGAGCACGCGGTGCCCGCGCCCCGCGAGCACTGA